The sequence TCTGACGCTGTTCATTCGGAGGGTACGCAGCGGATATCATGCCTTCTTAGCCCTAGGCCCAGGAGGTACGCCCTCGACCTTTAGAGGGTACCTTCGAATCTGTGTGCTGCAGATCTTCGTGCTTAGAGATCCTCTAAATCCGCCCTGTCTGCCTCCCGACCTTCACCCTCATGCCGGTATTCTACAGAATTTGCCCAAAAGGAGTTTATCCCGACCTAAAGTCGCGGGGATCGCTCCCCAGCGTCAAATAACCCAGCGAGGCACTTCGGCCATGTACTCAGCGCTTGCAGCCGCAATCAAAGATATATCCGTCCATAATTCCGACCGCTTTTACACTGATACTTCATGCTTCGAAAAACACAGTACTGGTCTGTTTTCGGTTCCGACTCTGAGGAACCAGCCGACCTGCAACGGCGAAGTATGTCATTCTCACCCAAGCGACGGCAGTCTCCACCTAACACTTCACCCCCTGGACGTGAAACACATCATCGATAAGGGATGGGGAGAACGCCATCCCCTAGCGAGAGAGAGCTGGTGGTGGAAGCTGAGATTTGTGCCTACGGGATTCGTAATGATCTACGCGCCCCAGACGATAGAGGACTTGCAGTGTGTGATACAGATCGTCCATGCCGCTGCGTGGTGGGTAACGGGTATCGAACCGCGCTCTCAAAGCTGTACCCACAAGGTTGCCACTCTACAAGTTCAGCGAGCGACACACGGTGATTCTCAGGCAGAAACGAATTCGGCTATGAATTGACCAAAATGTCCACACGACCTGATACGGCCGCATACGCCATGGAATCGATGTGAACAAAGAACACGGCTTGATAACGATTTCATGACCTCACGATGATGACAAACGAGTAATGGCAAGCGCATATTCCCGGGTTCCTGGATGATTTTGACatgatttcttttctttgatacCAGACTCCTACAAACACACAGCACTCTACTACATACATAAGCAAATATGTCGCCCGCAATCCCTCAAATACCTTACCAATTTACCAATTAATACAAACCTTTTAAACGAAGTTGGCGGGTTGCTATTTCCTAGATTAAGgacccttttttctttttctttttttttttttttttttttaatttctttataaCTCTTGTTGCTTTAAATGTCCTCGGTCTTCACACCCCATTGTGCCTCGTTGCTCGGTTTCTATAGAGATAAATCCATATCTAGTATTGGATTAGATTCCTTACTTCAGATATGCAGCGAATTTACCAACCGATGAATATATTGAAACTTATAGCTGATGCAATTAAGTGCCTTATCGAAGCCTATATAGCTTTTGTTTGCCACCTCGGCGTACGTTCCACTCAAAACACTAACCCCGCCAAAACATTTCAAAAGAATGGACATGCCACTGAAACCAAGTTGCAAGAGACGAGATGATTCGATGTATTAATTCCTGTTCCGACCGGTCCAAAAATGATTCGGAATAAAGCAAACCCCCGCGGGACGGAAAGTAACGCCGGCAAGTGCTTTGTACAATTGTTTTGCGACTTCTTCCCCGTAATTAGACACTTCTAAAAAGAGTATAAGGTGTGGAGAGGAATACTAGACAGCCAAAGCTCTGGTAGGGTTGTAGTGAGTTTGACGGGGCAGCTTTGTACGAGGCTTTGAGCACACATATGACAGGCCAAAGACGACGCACCCTTCGTTGACACAAAGACACCCCGATGtgtatataaataaagcaGGGCTTCAATTGACAACGAGTAAGGTTATAAAAAGGAGACAAAATATAAAGAGGTAAAAGCACGACAATCATACTAGGCGGAAAGTAAGAAAGATGACGCCAGGTTTGAGAAACAAAGGACCCTATCAAAACGTGTACCGCCAAGCCCACATTTCCGCACCGACGCAACACGTAATCCCAATTGTTGGCATTACACATCAATCATTGGAGAGCATTTAGTCATGTCCGGACTTCTTCAAGGCGTTGGCCAACCATTCGAGACCCTCATAAAGACCATCACCGGTTGTAGCGCAGGTGGATTGGATGTACTGTGGGACGGATTAGCTATGCTTGACGCTGCATGACGGGAGAAATACGACTTACCCAGGCACGTCGTGTCAAGCTTTGGAGGCCAAGCTGCTGGGTGATCTCGGCGGGGCTCATCGCATTCTGTAAGGCAATCACGTTAGTAGCGCCCGGTACATCGGAGGGATTGTTCAAAGACGTACAGGAAGATCTTGCTTGTTGGCAAAGACAAGGAGGAGGGCATCGCGGAGTTCATCTTCATTAAGCATGCGCTGGAGTTCTTCTCTAGCCTCGACAACACGGTCACGATCGTTGCTGTCAACGACGAAAATGATGCCCTGTGTGTTCTGGAAATAGTGTCTCCAAAGGGGTCTGATCTTGTCTTGACCACCAACGTCCCACACGGTGAATTGAATGTTCTTATATTCGACGGTTTCGACGTTGAAGCCTGTCGGGTACCAGCATGTGTTAGCGTCTACCCCCGGATTCTCCCAacgtcttttttttttggatgcAAACGCGGCCACGCCAACACTTACCAATTGTGGGAATAGTCGTGACGATTTCACCGAGTTTCAGTTTATACAAGATGGTGGTTTTTCCGGCGGCATCAAGACCGACCATCAAAATTCTCATCTCCTTCTTCCGCCATATGCTGTCAAACAGCTTTGA is a genomic window of Coccidioides posadasii str. Silveira chromosome 3, complete sequence containing:
- a CDS encoding uncharacterized protein (EggNog:ENOG410PMGX~COG:S~TransMembrane:1 (o62-84i)~BUSCO:10405at33183); its protein translation is MITFPASSSTNGMQLDVQRFLAGLVPWVFGISRSPSRHQQAASSSTQQFGAGYMALIDVDSYTSSLLMLTLLSTISILVLTLFIRRVRSGYHAFLALGPGGTPSTFRGYLRICVLQIFVLRDPLNPPCLPPDLHPHAGILQNLPKRSLSRPKVAGIAPQRQITQRGTSAMYSALAAAIKDISVHNSDRFYTDTSCFEKHSTGLFSVPTLRNQPTCNGEVCHSHPSDGSLHLTLHPLDVKHIIDKGWGERHPLARESWWWKLRFVPTGFVMIYAPQTIEDLQCVIQIVHAAAWWVTGIEPRSQSCTHKVATLQVQRATHGDSQAETNSAMN
- a CDS encoding uncharacterized protein (EggNog:ENOG410PGWR~COG:U~BUSCO:13792at33183) is translated as MGMTFSKLFDSIWRKKEMRILMVGLDAAGKTTILYKLKLGEIVTTIPTIGFNVETVEYKNIQFTVWDVGGQDKIRPLWRHYFQNTQGIIFVVDSNDRDRVVEAREELQRMLNEDELRDALLLVFANKQDLPNAMSPAEITQQLGLQSLTRRAWYIQSTCATTGDGLYEGLEWLANALKKSGHD